The Sorangiineae bacterium MSr11367 genome window below encodes:
- a CDS encoding quinone-dependent dihydroorotate dehydrogenase has product MYSLVRPLLFTLPPSQAHAFAMAALAPVEHVALFRGLTRAMFGVHRPELATRTMGLDFANPVGLAGGFDKNARRARALAALGFGHLELGTVTAHAQAPNPTPNLFRLPRDQALINRLGFPNDGADPVTAHIERVRPAIPVPIGISIGKSRVVPLDPVEGVVADYLASFRAARGKANFVVVNVSSPNTAGLRAMQGQELARTLLGALAAENKAGARVPLLVKIAPDLSDDELEALLAVAGECELDGVVATNTTIARTGLATDAATVEAIGAGGLSGPPVRARALEIVRRVRARLGPARTVIGVGGIDSTEHALAMMRAGANLVQLYTGFIYRGPGVVRSIARGLADAVTQAGATSLAEFTRASWPST; this is encoded by the coding sequence GTGTACTCCCTCGTTCGTCCGCTTCTGTTCACACTCCCGCCCTCCCAGGCTCACGCCTTCGCCATGGCCGCGCTTGCCCCCGTCGAGCACGTCGCCCTGTTTCGAGGGCTCACGCGGGCGATGTTCGGCGTCCATCGGCCCGAGCTCGCGACGCGCACGATGGGGCTCGATTTCGCGAACCCCGTGGGGCTCGCGGGGGGCTTCGACAAGAATGCGCGGCGGGCTCGTGCGCTCGCGGCGCTGGGCTTCGGGCACCTGGAGCTTGGCACGGTCACCGCGCACGCGCAGGCGCCGAATCCCACGCCAAACCTGTTTCGGTTGCCGCGCGACCAGGCGCTCATCAACCGGCTCGGCTTCCCCAACGACGGTGCGGATCCCGTCACCGCGCACATCGAGCGTGTGCGCCCCGCGATCCCCGTGCCCATCGGCATCTCCATCGGCAAGTCGCGCGTGGTGCCGCTGGATCCCGTGGAGGGGGTCGTGGCGGATTACCTGGCGAGCTTCCGCGCCGCCCGCGGAAAGGCGAACTTCGTCGTGGTGAACGTGTCGTCGCCGAACACCGCCGGTCTTCGCGCCATGCAGGGCCAGGAACTCGCGCGCACCTTGTTGGGCGCATTGGCCGCGGAAAACAAGGCGGGTGCGCGCGTGCCGCTGCTCGTCAAAATCGCGCCCGATCTGAGCGACGACGAGCTGGAAGCGCTGCTGGCCGTCGCCGGCGAATGCGAGCTCGACGGCGTGGTCGCGACCAACACGACCATTGCCCGCACGGGCCTCGCCACGGACGCCGCCACCGTCGAGGCGATCGGCGCCGGGGGCCTCAGTGGGCCGCCTGTTCGGGCACGCGCCCTGGAGATCGTCCGACGTGTTCGCGCGCGACTGGGCCCCGCGCGCACGGTCATCGGCGTCGGGGGCATCGACTCGACCGAGCACGCACTGGCGATGATGCGCGCGGGCGCAAACCTCGTGCAGCTCTATACCGGCTTCATCTACCGAGGTCCGGGGGTCGTGCGCTCCATCGCGCGCGGCCTCGCCGACGCGGTCACGCAGGCCGGCGCCACATCGCTGGCGGAGTTCACGCGGGCGTCGTGGCCATCGACGTGA
- a CDS encoding LysR family transcriptional regulator yields MLDLNQALAFVMVVRHGSFAGAARALEIPRSTVSARIGALETHLGVRLLRRTTRKVALTDAGRAYHATVAEAVETLLAADAGGGERRFSGSIRLTAPAEYPHEILSRAILAFHARHPRVRFDVLLTNRVVDFVADNVDLAIRGGDPGSAGRVASKLGDVPFGLFASPRYLQARGRPERHADLGSHDVLPFIGKDGRRVLGLPLVKALKERSALVSSDSMTLLKRLALDGAGIAILPVHLCAAEMQGGALVHLLPEWWGAEIAPAYLVYPSRRDISPRVRAFAQCLKEVVTSMATTPA; encoded by the coding sequence ATGCTGGACCTGAATCAGGCGCTGGCCTTCGTCATGGTCGTGCGCCATGGCAGCTTCGCGGGAGCGGCGCGCGCGCTGGAGATCCCTCGCTCCACGGTGAGCGCGCGCATCGGCGCGTTGGAGACGCATCTCGGTGTGCGGCTTTTGCGGCGCACCACGCGGAAGGTGGCGCTCACGGACGCGGGGCGCGCGTACCATGCGACGGTCGCGGAGGCGGTGGAGACGCTGCTCGCGGCGGACGCCGGCGGCGGGGAGCGTCGTTTCTCGGGGTCGATCCGGCTGACGGCGCCGGCCGAGTACCCGCACGAGATCTTGAGCCGCGCCATCTTGGCCTTCCATGCGCGCCATCCGCGCGTGCGCTTCGACGTGCTGCTCACGAACCGGGTCGTGGACTTCGTGGCCGACAACGTCGACCTGGCGATCCGCGGTGGCGATCCAGGTAGCGCCGGACGCGTGGCGAGCAAGCTGGGCGACGTGCCCTTCGGGCTGTTCGCCAGCCCGCGCTACCTCCAGGCGCGCGGCAGGCCCGAGCGGCACGCGGATCTCGGGTCGCACGATGTGCTGCCCTTTATCGGCAAGGATGGGCGGCGCGTGCTGGGGCTGCCTTTGGTGAAGGCGCTGAAGGAGCGGTCGGCGCTGGTCAGCTCGGACAGCATGACCTTGCTCAAACGGCTAGCCCTCGACGGTGCGGGCATCGCCATTTTGCCGGTGCACCTTTGCGCTGCCGAGATGCAGGGCGGTGCGTTGGTGCATCTACTGCCCGAATGGTGGGGCGCGGAAATCGCGCCGGCGTACCTCGTTTATCCGTCGCGGCGCGACATCAGCCCGCGGGTGCGCGCCTTTGCGCAATGCCTCAAGGAGGTCGTCACGTCGATGGCCACGACGCCCGCGTGA
- a CDS encoding DUF6506 family protein, translating into MITRWGFIYLGPGSDPVADRIDVERGGLRTTIVPVPDAEGAVKAAVELVDAGAQLIELCGAFGPVGAARVLEATGGRVPVGCVAYGAESIPMLAAAIA; encoded by the coding sequence ATGATCACCCGTTGGGGATTCATTTACCTCGGTCCGGGCTCCGATCCGGTCGCCGATCGCATCGACGTCGAGCGCGGAGGCCTGCGCACCACCATCGTCCCCGTGCCAGATGCCGAGGGCGCCGTAAAGGCCGCCGTCGAGCTGGTCGACGCCGGAGCACAGCTCATCGAGCTTTGCGGTGCCTTCGGCCCCGTGGGGGCGGCCCGAGTCCTCGAGGCCACGGGCGGCCGCGTTCCCGTCGGATGCGTGGCCTACGGCGCCGAGTCCATCCCGATGCTGGCCGCCGCCATCGCGTGA
- a CDS encoding TetR/AcrR family transcriptional regulator, with product MRNSRSSGALRVADAGTGSGAAPSRRERNAAETRQRILNAAEVEFAKKGYDGARLGQIARSADVQQALIHHYFDDKRGLYREVIERALDAMSLESWDVVHRFTEPLDATRIPELVRAFVDLLMWQSVKHRMVYAIMRHASAAASDGDIPDDVPDALIRKVMHEKTKPVFDAVVGLIEALIQKGYLKSDVHPRHLCISTLALVWITVQDERLVRTLWSVDVRSPEFVHDRKEEIVKTILARVLPSP from the coding sequence GTGCGTAACAGTAGAAGCTCAGGAGCGCTCCGCGTTGCCGACGCCGGAACGGGATCCGGCGCGGCCCCGTCGCGCCGCGAACGCAACGCGGCGGAGACGCGGCAGCGGATCTTGAATGCCGCCGAAGTCGAGTTTGCGAAAAAAGGATACGACGGGGCCAGGCTTGGGCAAATTGCGCGCTCGGCCGACGTGCAGCAGGCCTTGATTCATCATTACTTCGACGACAAGCGGGGCCTCTACCGCGAGGTCATCGAGCGCGCGCTCGACGCGATGAGCCTGGAGAGCTGGGACGTCGTTCACCGATTCACCGAGCCGCTGGACGCGACGCGCATCCCCGAGTTGGTGCGCGCGTTCGTCGACTTGCTCATGTGGCAATCGGTGAAGCACCGCATGGTGTACGCCATCATGCGGCACGCCTCCGCGGCGGCGAGCGATGGGGACATCCCCGATGATGTGCCCGATGCGTTGATCCGCAAGGTGATGCACGAGAAGACGAAGCCGGTGTTCGACGCCGTCGTCGGGTTGATCGAGGCGTTGATCCAGAAGGGTTACCTCAAGAGCGACGTGCACCCGCGGCACCTCTGCATCTCGACGCTCGCCCTGGTGTGGATCACGGTGCAGGACGAGCGCCTGGTGCGCACCCTCTGGTCCGTCGACGTGCGCTCGCCCGAGTTCGTGCACGACCGCAAAGAGGAAATCGTCAAAACGATCCTGGCGCGCGTTCTTCCGAGTCCCTGA
- a CDS encoding ferritin-like domain-containing protein, with protein sequence MSNVPNPTDSHGPTAYARIAQDSAKPAKEGPHGIEQIEVAFPMSYTWDYATSRLDLRVLYEKSKDLMWNGSKDLPWDTNVDPEGPYFPDTMSPLYGTHIWEKLERDKGIPNLRRHMASYMISNFLHGEQGALLATSQIVNCAPTSEAKFYAAAQVFDEARHVEVYDRYLREKYELVYPISPYLKQLLDTLLTDSRWDFKYLGMQILVEGVALGAFGFIHQMSNEPLIKQITHMIMQDESRHVAFGVLALKDTYKDMPPNELRDREDFVIQGSRLLRDRFLGQEVYERLGLPQKECEELSERSEAMQFFRKLLFTKIVPNVKRLGLLTPYVRRGFEELGVIEYESWDPSA encoded by the coding sequence ATGAGCAACGTGCCGAACCCGACCGATTCGCATGGCCCCACCGCCTACGCCCGCATCGCGCAAGACAGCGCCAAGCCCGCGAAGGAAGGCCCTCATGGGATCGAGCAAATCGAAGTTGCCTTTCCCATGTCCTACACATGGGATTACGCGACCTCGCGGCTGGATTTACGAGTTCTTTATGAGAAATCAAAAGACTTGATGTGGAATGGCAGTAAGGATCTGCCTTGGGACACGAACGTCGATCCCGAAGGGCCGTACTTCCCGGATACCATGAGCCCGCTCTATGGCACGCACATCTGGGAAAAGCTGGAGCGGGACAAGGGCATCCCGAACCTGCGGCGCCACATGGCAAGTTACATGATTTCGAACTTCCTCCATGGCGAACAGGGCGCGCTCTTGGCAACGTCGCAGATCGTCAACTGTGCCCCCACCTCGGAGGCGAAGTTCTACGCCGCCGCCCAGGTGTTCGACGAAGCTCGCCACGTGGAGGTCTACGACCGCTACCTTCGCGAGAAGTACGAGCTCGTTTATCCGATCAGCCCGTATCTGAAGCAACTGCTCGATACGCTTCTCACCGACTCGCGGTGGGACTTCAAATACTTGGGCATGCAGATCCTCGTGGAGGGCGTGGCGCTCGGGGCGTTTGGGTTCATCCATCAGATGAGCAACGAGCCGCTCATCAAGCAGATCACCCACATGATCATGCAGGACGAATCGCGGCACGTGGCCTTCGGTGTGCTCGCGCTCAAGGACACGTACAAGGACATGCCCCCGAACGAGCTGCGCGATCGCGAAGACTTCGTGATCCAAGGCTCGCGGCTTTTGCGCGACCGGTTCCTGGGCCAGGAGGTGTACGAGCGGTTGGGATTGCCTCAGAAGGAATGTGAGGAGTTGTCCGAACGCAGCGAAGCCATGCAGTTTTTCCGCAAGCTGCTCTTCACCAAGATCGTCCCCAACGTCAAACGGCTCGGCCTCCTCACGCCGTACGTTCGACGCGGCTTCGAGGAGCTGGGGGTCATCGAATACGAGAGTTGGGATCCGAGTGCGTAA